The DNA region ATTACGGCATTGCCGTGCATGCTACTCTCGCGGCGAAACTGGGCGCATCGGTCGACGTCGTCCAGGCACTGAGAAACGGAAGCACAATTCCGGATTCCAGGCTGGAACCCGTGCGTCGCTTCGCTGCCGCAGTCGCAACGAACCGGACGCAGGTATCGGACAGCGACGTCAATGCCCTGAAAGCCGCGGGATTCGACCACCGCGCGATGGTGACCATCGCATTGGCTGCCGCCGCAAAGACACTCGTGAACACGGTTGCTCATCTGTCGCGACCCGAAATCGACGCCGCTTTCCGTGCCGACTAACCGGATAACAAAAAGCCCGACGGGACGGCAGCAGCAATGTCGTCTCGTGATCGCGCGTCGCGAGCGGCACAGACGGGACATTGATCAGCGTTTGCCCGATTCGACCAATGGTGATACGCGATAGGCCGAAGCCGACTGTTTCGATTTGCGGCGACAATACCACGATCAGGCACTGCTTGAGCAGTGCTTCCACTTATTCGCGCGAGCAGCAATATAAGTTGATCCTGCAAACCTGACTGGGCGTCGAACTGCGCGTTCAGCGGCAGGCGCAGTGTCCTCAACGGGGCGCCGCCGCAAATGGTATTCGGCCCCGACATGGCGGCGAACCGTTGCAACAAAGGGTGAAAGATGAAGTGCGATCGCATGGCTGAACATCTTCACTTCGTCCAAGCTGCGCTTTCTGAAAGCAGGACAACGAAATCCACACGCCGCGTTCGGAGGCGAAGTTCAAATGCACTGGCGGGTTCCCAACTCACGTTTCGCGTCGGCCCCCCCGCACTTCGGACATTCGACGGCGCTAGCCGAATGTCCCTTGATGGGCGAACCCGAAAATCCGAGGTCGCCTCGAACACCGCGATCCATGGTGGAAGCCGAACTTCCGTAGACGACCCGAAGCGGTCCCCCGAACCACTGCGGCTCTAACGGCGGCTTTCAACCGCAGAACGGTCGTCATAGAGCGCGCCGACGTTCGCAAAATCTAGCAGCCGCGATCGCGGTTCTCGATGAATTTATCAGCGAGGCTGGAGAATTCTCGCGCCGGTTTCACTGGCCGGTGCGTTGCGGTACCTTCGCCAGCAGGATATTGAGCCCCTCGGAGATCAAGGGGTGCGCAATGATCGCATCGCGCACGGCGGTATACGGCAATCCGCCGAGCATCGCCATTTGCACCGCGGTCACCACGTCGCCTGCGTTGGTGCCCAGCATCGCAAAGCCAAGGATATCGTCCGACTTCGCGTCGATGAGCATCTTCATAAAGCCTTTCGTCGCGCCGCTCGTGCGCGCCCGCGGCACTGCCGCCATCGGTAGCTTCGCAACACGCACCGCGATTCCGCGCGCTTTTGCATCGGCTTCACTGAGACCGACACGACCGAGTTCCGGCTCTATGAAAAGCGCATACGGAATGATGCGGTCGCGGGTCGTCACGTTTCCGCCAGCAAGCTGGGAGCGCAAGACGCGGTAGTCGTCAAATGATGCATGCGTGAACATCGGTGTGCCTGCCACCTCGCCGATCGCCCATGTGCGCTCGGCCGTCGTCGCGAGACGTTCGTCCGTTTTGATGAAGCCGCGCGCGTCGACTTCGACTCCCGCAGCGTCGAGACCGATGTCGGCCGTGACAGGCGTGCGACCTGCTGCGACCAGAATATGACTGCCGTTCACCGTGCTGCCGTCCTGCAGCGCAACCGTCACTGACTGTCCCGACTTGCCCGTCACGTTGACGGGTTTCGCGCTGGTTCTGATATCGATGCCCTCCTCCTTTAACGCGGCTTCGATCGCCTGAGTGACGTCCTCGTCCTCGCGCATCGCCACGCGTGGCGCATCCTGCACCAAGGTGACGTTGCTGCCCAGTCTGCGGAATGCCTGCGCCATCTCCAGCCCAATATAGCCACCGCCGA from Paraburkholderia caribensis includes:
- a CDS encoding FAD-dependent oxidoreductase, whose translation is MATIEHFEYVFLGGGKGGKTLAMELAQAGRKVAVIERGMIGGSCINVACIPTKTLIQTARTEHLLHRHAGTAVDMAKVSERVKAVVDGMVEINRNAFRDSGLEFVLGTGRFVGPRRLEVKTNDGNLRVIEGEHAFINTGTTAAIPDVPGLNAAGPLTHVEALVLTRLPESLIVLGGGYIGLEMAQAFRRLGSNVTLVQDAPRVAMREDEDVTQAIEAALKEEGIDIRTSAKPVNVTGKSGQSVTVALQDGSTVNGSHILVAAGRTPVTADIGLDAAGVEVDARGFIKTDERLATTAERTWAIGEVAGTPMFTHASFDDYRVLRSQLAGGNVTTRDRIIPYALFIEPELGRVGLSEADAKARGIAVRVAKLPMAAVPRARTSGATKGFMKMLIDAKSDDILGFAMLGTNAGDVVTAVQMAMLGGLPYTAVRDAIIAHPLISEGLNILLAKVPQRTGQ